One part of the Natronomonas salsuginis genome encodes these proteins:
- a CDS encoding nicotinate phosphoribosyltransferase encodes MFDIVPESAIDEGRATDAYFLRTEEALAHAGKNPRVVVEVTADQFPTGEFELLAGVADVARLLEGRNVDADAIPEGTLFDGGPVMRIEGPYLEFARLETSILGFLSHPSGMATAALRARLAAPETSLLSFGARHVHPSIAGTVDRSALVAGFDGFSHVAAGDLMGRAASGTMPHALMICFGPGNQEDAWRAFDEAVDADVPRIALCDTYDDEVNEAIRAAELGFDSVRLDTTGSRRGDFRHIIRETRWKLDMAGHEDVDIFVSGGITPAAIDELADVVDGFGVGSYITNGDPIDFALDIVELEGEPTAKRGKLSGVKSVYRTPDGGHHVELADAEAPAEGTPLLEPLVRDGEVVAEFDIDAAAERAMAEAELVGFGESMSE; translated from the coding sequence ATGTTCGATATCGTTCCGGAATCCGCCATCGACGAGGGGCGGGCGACGGACGCGTACTTCCTTCGGACGGAGGAAGCGCTCGCACACGCGGGAAAGAACCCGCGTGTGGTCGTAGAGGTGACCGCCGACCAGTTCCCGACGGGGGAGTTCGAGCTGTTGGCGGGAGTGGCTGACGTCGCACGACTTCTCGAGGGACGGAACGTGGACGCCGACGCGATCCCCGAGGGAACCCTGTTCGACGGCGGCCCAGTGATGCGGATCGAGGGGCCGTATCTCGAGTTCGCACGCCTCGAAACGTCTATTCTCGGCTTCCTCTCGCACCCGTCCGGGATGGCGACTGCCGCGCTACGAGCGCGTCTGGCCGCCCCGGAGACGTCGCTTTTGAGCTTCGGCGCGCGACACGTTCATCCGTCGATCGCCGGAACGGTGGATCGAAGCGCCCTTGTGGCTGGATTCGACGGATTCTCGCACGTGGCGGCCGGCGATCTCATGGGCCGAGCGGCCTCGGGGACGATGCCGCACGCGTTGATGATCTGTTTCGGGCCGGGGAATCAAGAGGACGCGTGGCGCGCCTTCGACGAGGCGGTCGACGCGGACGTGCCGCGCATCGCGCTCTGTGACACCTACGACGACGAGGTCAACGAGGCGATTCGCGCGGCCGAGTTGGGGTTCGACAGCGTTCGGCTCGACACGACCGGCTCCCGACGCGGCGATTTCCGACACATCATCCGAGAGACACGGTGGAAGCTCGACATGGCGGGTCACGAGGACGTCGACATCTTCGTGAGCGGGGGTATCACGCCGGCGGCGATCGACGAGCTCGCGGACGTGGTGGATGGGTTCGGCGTCGGCAGCTACATCACGAACGGCGATCCGATCGATTTCGCGCTGGATATCGTCGAACTCGAGGGCGAGCCCACGGCGAAGCGCGGAAAGCTCTCGGGGGTGAAATCGGTCTACCGGACGCCCGATGGCGGACACCACGTCGAGTTGGCCGACGCGGAGGCCCCCGCGGAGGGGACGCCGCTGCTCGAACCTCTGGTGCGCGACGGTGAGGTCGTCGCGGAGTTCGACATCGACGCGGCGGCCGAGCGGGCGATGGCGGAGGCGGAGCTGGTCGGCTTCGGCGAGTCGATGTCCGAATAG
- the rio1 gene encoding serine/threonine-protein kinase Rio1 — MTEEYGLLEVDADEPVGDEWENIDVADTEADRIARKQDREFLEFRKRIKDTEQFKVEASVFDDATLGALYKLVQDGYIDAFGGPISTGKEANVYTALGPDSEIAVKVYRINASDFRQMRDYLDGDPRFEGIGSDKKKVVVAWTKKEFANLKRAQRAGVRVPEPIAIERNVLVMEYLGGENRRAKRLSEVDVENPKTAFEVVREYMRRLYRAGLVHGDLSEYNIVVHDGELCLLDLGQAITVNHPNSREFLERDCHNVAAFFARQGFNADETALLDAVTEPEPDPTGDAGREA, encoded by the coding sequence ATGACCGAGGAGTATGGCCTGTTGGAGGTCGACGCGGACGAACCCGTCGGCGACGAGTGGGAGAACATCGACGTCGCCGACACGGAAGCTGACCGCATCGCCCGCAAGCAGGATCGCGAGTTCCTCGAGTTTCGCAAGCGGATCAAAGACACTGAACAGTTCAAAGTTGAGGCGTCTGTCTTCGACGACGCGACGCTCGGCGCGCTGTACAAACTCGTCCAAGACGGCTACATCGACGCCTTCGGCGGTCCGATCTCGACGGGGAAGGAGGCGAACGTGTACACGGCGTTGGGCCCCGACAGCGAGATCGCGGTCAAGGTCTATCGCATCAACGCCTCCGACTTCCGGCAGATGCGCGACTACCTCGACGGCGATCCGCGGTTCGAGGGGATCGGCTCGGACAAAAAGAAGGTCGTCGTCGCGTGGACCAAAAAGGAGTTCGCGAACCTCAAGCGGGCCCAGCGGGCGGGCGTCCGCGTTCCGGAGCCGATCGCCATCGAGCGAAACGTCCTCGTGATGGAGTATCTCGGCGGAGAGAACCGCCGTGCGAAACGACTCAGCGAGGTCGACGTCGAGAACCCCAAGACTGCGTTCGAGGTCGTCCGCGAGTACATGCGGCGGCTCTACCGCGCCGGCCTCGTCCACGGCGACCTCTCGGAGTACAACATCGTCGTCCACGACGGCGAGCTCTGTCTGCTCGATCTGGGGCAGGCGATCACCGTCAACCACCCGAACAGCCGGGAATTCCTCGAACGCGATTGTCACAACGTCGCGGCGTTCTTCGCGAGACAGGGGTTCAACGCGGACGAGACGGCGCTGCTCGACGCCGTCACCGAACCGGAGCCGGACCCGACCGGCGACGCCGGACGGGAAGCGTAG
- the citZ gene encoding citrate synthase, translated as MTEELKKGLEGVLVAESSLSFIDGDAGKLIYRGYTIDDLARNASFEEVVYLLWHGELPSAAELSDFKSSMAEERHINDDVQRLVRDLAEADEEPMAALRTIVSDLSAYDPDADADPTAEAANLRKGRRITAKIPTALAAFSRIRDGDEPVDPREDLDHASNFLYMLNDEEPDDVLSETFDMALVLHADHGLNASTFSATVTASTLADLHAAVTSAVGTLSGSLHGGANQDVMEALLELDDSGKEPVPWVEDRLAAGDRVPGFGHRVYNVKDPRARILSAESEALGEAAGTPQWHDYSVTIEEYLGEEKGLAPNVDFYSASTYYQMGIPVDIYTPIFAMSRVGGWIAHVLEQYDDNRLIRPRARYVGSEDRTVTPIDDR; from the coding sequence ACTATCGATGACCTCGCACGGAATGCAAGCTTCGAGGAAGTCGTCTATCTGCTGTGGCACGGTGAACTCCCGAGCGCTGCCGAACTGTCCGATTTCAAATCGTCGATGGCCGAAGAGCGACACATCAACGACGACGTCCAGCGACTCGTCCGCGATCTGGCCGAGGCCGACGAGGAGCCGATGGCGGCGCTTCGGACGATCGTCTCCGATCTCTCGGCGTACGATCCGGACGCGGACGCGGACCCGACCGCCGAGGCGGCGAATCTCCGGAAAGGTCGTCGCATCACGGCGAAGATCCCGACCGCGCTGGCCGCGTTTTCGCGGATCAGAGACGGGGACGAGCCGGTCGACCCCCGCGAGGATCTCGACCACGCGAGTAACTTCCTGTACATGCTCAACGACGAGGAGCCGGACGACGTGCTCTCGGAGACGTTCGACATGGCGCTCGTGTTGCATGCCGACCACGGCCTGAACGCCTCGACGTTCTCGGCGACGGTGACCGCTTCGACGCTCGCTGACCTCCACGCGGCGGTCACCTCGGCAGTGGGGACGCTCTCTGGGAGCCTCCACGGCGGGGCGAACCAGGACGTGATGGAGGCGTTGCTCGAACTCGACGACTCCGGCAAAGAACCGGTGCCATGGGTCGAGGACAGACTCGCCGCGGGCGATCGCGTTCCCGGGTTCGGTCACCGTGTCTACAACGTGAAGGATCCGCGCGCGAGGATCCTCTCGGCCGAGTCCGAAGCTCTCGGCGAGGCCGCGGGCACACCTCAGTGGCACGATTACTCGGTGACTATCGAGGAGTACCTCGGCGAGGAGAAGGGGCTCGCGCCGAACGTCGACTTCTACTCGGCCTCGACCTACTACCAGATGGGGATCCCGGTCGACATCTACACCCCGATCTTCGCGATGAGTCGCGTCGGCGGCTGGATCGCGCACGTCCTCGAACAGTACGACGACAACCGTCTCATCCGACCGCGCGCCCGCTACGTCGGCTCGGAGGATCGGACAGTCACGCCGATCGACGATCGATAA